Below is a genomic region from Pseudopipra pipra isolate bDixPip1 chromosome 6, bDixPip1.hap1, whole genome shotgun sequence.
CCTTCACCTGCTCCCGGGCTCGGGCCAGCGGCCTCAGCATGTGACCGCCCGGTGGAGCTGTTTGCAATAGGAAACTCCTGTTTCCAAGCGCCACCTCCTGGTGCTTTCCCTACTTACATACAGGCAGTTGGGAACGAGGAGCAGAGAAAGTGTCCCTGTGCTTTTCTGATAGAGGGTGGCAATTTAAGATGGACAGTAGCATTTTTAGTTAAACCGGAATTAagtatttcccttttaaaattctttttaaaaaaaatcacatgccTATATTTAGCTTTGTAATTTGGCAAAGGATTCCCGTCTTTCtgcaaaattaaattcagaAGTTACCAGGTCCCACTGGTTATGATCTAGAAATTAGCTACAATGCTCCACAAAAATGACAGGGCTTATTTGAACTCACTTAAGTTTGCAATATGGCAAAAGTTAAGTAACGCACCAAGACTCAGAATCCATGTCACAACTACCCAGAGTAACTCTGTTTATAATTTTctcctagaaaaggaaaaaactgtcAGTCTGTTCTCCACGTTTCTCCAGCAGAAAGGTGACTGTTCAGGTAAAGGCAATCAGAACCCGGAGGCATAACCTTGGCAACAGTTACAACAGCTCCTGCCCTTTGGGTTTAGGGAAAACTACCTCAGTAAGGACACACTGGGGAGAGCTAAACTGTTGTCTGTACCTGTCCAAATTCCTAAGATTATTCTTAAAATTACTTACAAACAGCAACAGTTAGTATCAGGAACTGGCTGAGGTCTGCTTAACCTTTCTGCACAAGCAACAGCTCTACATGACCTACAATTAATGAATAAATCTCTCTAACTTTGTTTCCCTAACCCCTCATCTCCTGCATAATCCCTTCTTCAATTTCTAAATTTCCAGGTCTTCCTCCTCTTACTGCTTTcttccccagttcctcctgcaGGACACAGAGGCAGAGCCTGATATGAATAAAATGCATCAGCAGTGAATGACTCAGTACCATGGCTGCACGCCTGCTCCACCTGGAAAACTTCCCACTTACAAGCAGCTCCCTGAAACAAGCAGAAGCTTCTAAGACACCGATCATTTAGAGACAACACAAATTCAGATAAAGaaaatttattctttcattAAGTCACAGCCAGCTCTTACGCGACCAGGGCAGAAGCTGTCGATGATTCactaaaaagagagaagagagaaatatCAATTGCAGAGGCAGGTTTTCAAACTAGTTGTCACACAGTTCAAAGCTTTAACTACCAGTCTTGAGCTGAATCACTGCctgtttaaaattttttataGCATAAGATTTCactcttccttttaaaatataaatactaGGAACACAGCACAAAACCATATATTCAAGAACCTGGATAGCTGCACTTGAGTCTTCTTAGAAAAAGCAAGGCTAATCCTGTGGTGGCTGCCTTTCAAGAGAAAAACTATAAATGACTTTCATTTTTGCCATACCTACTAAGCCATTTCTCAAAAATTTTTGAAAGTAACATGAACTATAAAAGTATCTCGAGCGAGAACAAAGACTGCAGCTTGTATTCTTATAAAAATTATCTAGtccatagaaaaaaaaatcattgtctCAACAAACGAGGTCACTAAGTGTTTCTAAATGTTACAATGGTCATTTTACCCAGCagttaatatttataaaaataccaGTTCTTTGCTGCCTCGGTTATCTACACACCTGATCATAACACTTTGAGTAATAGCCCCAGCAGTTTACAAAACCTTTGAGTCTTCAGTGACAATAGGAATGCAAAAGACTTACTACTTCCAGTTGGGTGGCAGCACTCTCTTAGTTTTGTAGTAGCGAGCCAACCTATGGATCCTGCTCTCAATCAGAATCAGGCGGAACTTGGCATCTTTATCCTTGAAAAGAAAGTTACATTATAACCAAGCACTACTTTAATTCCTCAATGTACAATTCAGACGTgcttcaataaaataaaaaatccacaGCTACTGCTACAAACTCCACATTCCCATTACCAAAGCCTGATGAATCCCGTAAAGTCAGAACAGGACCAGAAATACGTGgtttaaatgctgcttttaaaatccttCTCACAGACAAAGACCATCCTCCTTGACCAAAATGCCTCCCCAACCCCTTAAATTTACTCAAAGCAGGGCTAACAGGAAGTACACAAAGCTTCTTTGCTTTGTCAAGCTGTACATAAACTACTGTataatttcaaaacacaaacactgaGTTATCCAATAAGCACCCACCTTTCTATTTCTCTCAAGATGTTTGCGAACAGCAACAGCTTTCTTGATCAAGTGGTAAAGATCCTCTGGAAGGTCTGGGGCCAGTCCCTTTGATTTAAGGATTCTCAGAATCTTGTTGCCAGTAACAAAGCGAACCTGGGCAACACCATGGGAATCCCTCAGGATCAcacctggaaagaaaaatcacatcttacactggaaagaaaaaccaCACACCAAGAAATCTTGTGAAACCAACCTTACAGTTACAAGCTATCCAAAAAAAGGTCTTCTGCAAGTTAAAAACCTTTCTAGTGGACACTGAAGAAACGGCAGACAATGAGTGAGCAAAATACAACTTACAAATGCTGAAACACTTTATGATAAATCTTAAAACACAACTAACACACCCACCACTCTTACACAGGTAGTACATGAAGTGCTACAGTACTATTGGAAAATTTTCAACAGGGTTCATTAAAGGAATGTATTCAATCACTCCGTGAATTATTATTCTAGGAGGGATTATTATCACTTTCAGGATTACGATAATAAAAGAATTCATTTACACAGCACCCAATTACACATACACTGCATACACAGCTCATGACCACATAAAGCTGTCATGCAAACACCAGCTCTAGAAGGGTCCAAACCACTGAGAACTGGTCTATGATGCAGCTACAGTGCCTTGCTCAGTAAACCCTGAGCACAAGGGCTGCCGATATTTGAAAACTTCCTCCAGGAAACTGGGCAGACTAAAATTCCCTATGACACACAACGTTACATTGAGATCCTCAtcggtcccttccaactcagggtatTACTTTATGGCTCTTAGTGCTATCCACAGTGAACACACACAGATACACCAGATATGCAGTGTTTTCTTAGCATGCTATTTAACACAGATTGAAGGAACAATTACATTATTACAGTCagaaaaatgtggttttgtCCCCATTCAGGAGTGGTTTATAATCCTTACCGATCTGGGACGGAGTCAGGCCCTTTTTAGCCAGCTTGTAGATCTGTTCCTTTACATCATCAGAAGTGAGTTTCAGCCactaaagaaaatgagaaaaaaaaaacccaaactgattAACACTGCTTAATACAGAGGGCACAGGCTAGCTACATGAAAGCTTTTTATAAATGGTAGAAATAGATGCTTTGTAGTGCTTGAAAAACAATCAAGAACTGAAATTGTGCTTTTAACAATATAGAATTATTTGACACACAATATACCTATAGTGCTGGTGAAATGTGGTGAGGGAAGGCAGAGGTAAAACATGAGAGCCTCCATTGTAAAAACCAACTGTTTTACCATCGGTTCACTTCAATTGCCACACCAGAAGCAGAAATACAAAGTtacagaccaaaaaaaataatcactgccattgggaaggaattcttaaACTAGGCCTTTTGACAGAAACATGAAATTGAGACCCATTTAGCCACCTCTTAGTAAACCACCTACAGAGATTACTGAAAAATCAGACTTTAAGtacattaattaattaaaaaaaagaaacaaatggatCTACTGAGATAGAATTAATAGAAAAGGCACAGTTCTATGTTAAACTGTGCTGATAAAGCCACTGCTTCTACAGTTATTAAGGGGAAGACAACACCAACAAGCTAGGTAATCCTCACTTTCAGTGAGCTAGAGAagctcctaattttttttttcctttttaatactGTCACAGTATGAAACTGAAAagcacagcaaaaataaatttggaaGTGCTCCGAAGATTACAATTTAAAccagaatataaataaaactgaGCAAAGAAACCCACacaattttttaaagcaaatacaACATTTGATCATCCTGACTGTTATCAAAACGTTTAACTGTCAGCAGTAGTTCGAGTAGCTTCATGTTATTTTACTTCAAATTGTATCTACTTAAAATCAAAGcacaaaatatgaaattatgtTCTCATTTCACTATTTTCCAGTCCATGCTTTTCCACATGCACCACAAATTGTTCTTTCTGTCAACAAAACAGATCCTCCAAGAAATGGTCTTACAACCAAAGGACAGAGAAAGCCCTTTTTTAAGTACAAGTAACCTGAAAGAACTAAGGGTGCaccaaaattatttcctttactCCCCTGACCAACAAACTggctgtaaatatttttgagaGTAAGTGGTTTATTCCACAACAGAGAAGGCCAAACTCGAGTGTGAAGAGTAATTTAATCTCAAGGAATTACC
It encodes:
- the RPS13 gene encoding small ribosomal subunit protein uS15, producing MGRMHAPGKGLSQSALPYRRSVPTWLKLTSDDVKEQIYKLAKKGLTPSQIGVILRDSHGVAQVRFVTGNKILRILKSKGLAPDLPEDLYHLIKKAVAVRKHLERNRKDKDAKFRLILIESRIHRLARYYKTKRVLPPNWKYESSTASALVA